A section of the Metabacillus endolithicus genome encodes:
- a CDS encoding transporter substrate-binding domain-containing protein → MKRKSRLLVPMIALLGLAGIVSGCSSNEAAKEETGDKVILVGTQNDYPPFAFADENNELTGYDIDVVKEIDKKLDGYTFEFVATPWDSMFLALESNKIQAVADQIAKTPDREEKYLFTDESYFAAETVIVVKSGRSDIKSIEDLEGKKVGALAGDSYTLLLEEHNKKAENDIILKYSESGTPSEILQDVQNGRIDAYVNDPIMINTVLEKYDLDVEIVGQPIVQDDMGIVFKDEKQGEELKALVDPVIKQLKEDGTLAELSKKWTGGEYIPE, encoded by the coding sequence ATGAAAAGAAAATCTCGTTTACTTGTACCAATGATTGCACTATTAGGCTTAGCTGGAATAGTAAGTGGTTGTTCATCAAATGAAGCTGCAAAAGAAGAAACAGGGGATAAAGTCATTTTAGTTGGAACACAAAATGATTATCCACCTTTTGCTTTTGCTGATGAGAACAATGAACTTACTGGATATGATATTGACGTAGTGAAGGAAATTGATAAAAAGCTAGATGGTTATACGTTTGAGTTTGTTGCAACACCTTGGGATAGTATGTTTCTTGCACTAGAATCAAATAAAATTCAAGCAGTTGCTGATCAAATAGCAAAAACACCAGATCGTGAAGAGAAATACTTATTTACAGATGAATCTTATTTTGCTGCAGAAACCGTAATTGTTGTGAAATCGGGTCGTTCAGATATTAAGTCAATAGAAGATTTAGAGGGGAAAAAGGTTGGAGCATTGGCTGGCGATTCTTATACGCTTTTGCTAGAAGAACATAATAAGAAAGCTGAAAATGACATTATTCTAAAATATAGCGAAAGTGGTACTCCTTCAGAGATTCTACAAGATGTACAAAATGGACGAATTGATGCCTATGTTAATGATCCGATCATGATTAACACGGTTTTGGAAAAATACGATCTTGATGTAGAGATTGTTGGACAGCCTATCGTTCAAGATGATATGGGGATTGTATTTAAAGATGAGAAGCAGGGTGAAGAATTAAAAGCACTGGTCGATCCTGTTATTAAACAACTAAAAGAAGATGGAACGTTAGCTGAACTTTCGAAAAAGTGGACTGGTGGAGAATATATCCCTGAATAA
- the solA gene encoding N-methyl-L-tryptophan oxidase, giving the protein MEKKHIFDVAIIGAGTMGMAAGAFLAQQQVKTVLIDAFDPPHNRGSHHGDTRMIRHAYGEGRQYVSLVKRAQQLWEDLEVQTGYKIFEKTGVIGLGPKDSTFLQETIAAASKYELPLEVLTSNEVKKRWPVFSVPEHFIGCFEAESGLIYSENAIQAYKEIAIHHGAQLETNTPVQQIETDHKSFVKIITENKVFWAKKVIVTVGAWASKLLPDLALPIQPTRKAFGWFDTPANLYDINHFPSFYIEDKENMCYGFPNIDGTGLKIGKSDGGQAIDPNKHTQNFGHYHTDEEELRFFLKNYMPEANGLLNQGKTCLYTISSDNDFIIDHHPEHDHIIFACGFSGHGFKFASIMGEVLSELAVNGQSKFDLSIFSLKRFGL; this is encoded by the coding sequence TTGGAAAAGAAACACATTTTTGACGTAGCAATCATTGGTGCAGGGACGATGGGAATGGCAGCTGGTGCCTTTTTAGCACAGCAGCAAGTAAAGACTGTGTTAATTGATGCCTTTGATCCGCCACATAATCGCGGAAGCCACCATGGAGATACTCGAATGATTCGGCATGCCTATGGTGAAGGCAGACAGTATGTTAGTTTAGTAAAACGTGCCCAACAATTATGGGAGGATTTAGAAGTACAAACTGGCTATAAGATATTTGAAAAAACAGGTGTTATTGGACTCGGACCAAAAGACTCCACATTTCTACAGGAAACAATAGCTGCTGCAAGCAAATACGAATTGCCATTAGAGGTACTTACTAGCAATGAGGTGAAAAAAAGATGGCCGGTATTTTCTGTTCCAGAACATTTTATTGGATGCTTTGAAGCAGAATCAGGGTTAATTTATAGTGAAAATGCTATTCAAGCCTACAAAGAAATTGCTATTCATCATGGAGCACAGCTTGAGACAAATACTCCTGTTCAGCAAATTGAAACAGATCACAAGTCTTTCGTTAAAATCATAACTGAAAATAAGGTGTTTTGGGCTAAAAAGGTCATTGTTACTGTTGGTGCATGGGCCTCTAAACTGTTACCTGATTTAGCACTTCCTATTCAGCCAACCCGTAAAGCCTTTGGCTGGTTTGACACGCCTGCTAACCTTTATGATATCAACCACTTCCCGTCTTTTTATATAGAGGATAAGGAAAATATGTGTTATGGATTTCCAAACATAGATGGAACAGGTCTTAAAATCGGAAAATCAGATGGTGGACAAGCAATTGACCCGAACAAGCATACACAGAACTTTGGACACTATCATACAGATGAAGAAGAGCTCCGGTTTTTCCTTAAAAACTACATGCCCGAAGCAAACGGATTACTAAATCAAGGTAAAACCTGTTTATATACAATTTCAAGTGACAATGATTTTATCATCGATCATCATCCTGAGCATGATCACATTATTTTTGCTTGTGGTTTCTCTGGACATGGTTTTAAATTCGCAAGCATAATGGGAGAAGTATTGAGCGAGTTAGCTGTAAATGGACAAAGCAAGTTTGATCTTTCAATATTTTCACTCAAGAGGTTTGGTTTGTAA
- a CDS encoding LysM peptidoglycan-binding domain-containing protein: MPIVDGTSFVYTVKQGDTVYSIASRIGGTVPLLVEANAIYPPVTDPYLIFPGEVLVISTPGNRQVNHIVNAGETLNSIAQRYSTNVDLLQGINTQIVNPNVIYQNQILRVPALVYLVEEGDTLNKIAKRFGISLSTLLYANRQRPGISPDVIYPGYQLIIPIPTSKNIVVFQPLPRTVIRAGQQLSGFARAFEGVILYRIVDDNGQVVTQEAPIQTTAGAPAYGSFSIPITFNQQPTARSGELWIYTRSPRDGSIEDLVQVLVRF, translated from the coding sequence ATGCCTATCGTTGATGGTACTTCTTTTGTTTATACTGTTAAACAAGGAGACACCGTGTATTCCATAGCCTCGAGAATTGGAGGAACTGTTCCTCTCCTAGTAGAAGCAAATGCGATCTACCCTCCTGTTACAGATCCATATCTCATCTTTCCTGGTGAGGTATTAGTTATCTCAACACCTGGTAATAGACAGGTGAATCACATTGTTAATGCTGGTGAAACACTAAATAGCATCGCTCAACGATATTCAACAAATGTAGATTTACTTCAAGGGATAAATACACAAATTGTTAACCCTAACGTTATTTATCAAAATCAAATTCTACGCGTCCCTGCTCTTGTTTATTTAGTTGAAGAAGGAGATACATTAAACAAAATTGCCAAACGCTTTGGAATTTCTTTATCAACACTACTTTATGCCAATCGCCAGCGACCAGGTATCTCACCTGATGTTATCTATCCTGGATATCAACTTATTATCCCGATTCCGACGTCTAAAAATATTGTTGTTTTTCAACCATTACCTAGGACAGTTATTCGTGCTGGACAGCAGCTTTCAGGATTTGCCCGTGCCTTTGAAGGAGTGATTCTCTATCGTATTGTTGATGATAATGGTCAAGTTGTAACCCAGGAAGCACCGATCCAAACAACAGCAGGTGCCCCTGCGTATGGATCCTTCTCCATTCCAATCACATTTAATCAGCAACCGACTGCTCGGTCTGGAGAGCTATGGATTTACACTCGTAGTCCACGAGATGGAAGTATTGAGGATTT